In Anas acuta chromosome 6, bAnaAcu1.1, whole genome shotgun sequence, the following are encoded in one genomic region:
- the COL18A1 gene encoding collagen alpha-1(XVIII) chain isoform X4 — translation MRPRCPPRWLPLLGLFVLLLPAASQEHENLSAEVSLLELIGDPPPEEILKIYGPDNNPGYVFGPNANTGQVARYHLPSPFYRDFSLLFHIQPTTPRAGVLFAVTDSSQSIIYVGVKLSELQAGKQRIIFYYTEPGSPSSYAAATFTVPTLLNQWTRFAISVEEDEVVLYLDCEEYERVRFERSPDEMELEQGSGLFVAQAGGADPDKYQGVIADLKLRGDPRAAEHQCEEEEDDAEASGDFGSGAEERRQPSGKDGGVPGLVDAVPVTSPPVAADGGSGRSLGSPQQAERTRAEERLRAPAGGPKGEKGEKGERGLKGDSGTGGVLGTGSTKGEKGQKGELGTKGSAGFGYPGSKGQKGEPGEPGPPSRHSDGAVLEPVTGPPGPSGPPGLPGKEGPPGRDGEPGDPGEDGKPGVMGPQGFPGTPGEPGMKGEKGDPGVGPRGPPGLPGPPGPPGPSSKQDRLTFIDMEGSGFGGDLETVRGPRGPPGPPGPPGVPGLPGEPGRFGMNSTDLPGPPGLPGRDGVPGTPGPEGPQGPPGKDGMPGPPGPKGERGDVGDLGLPGAPGPKGSKGDTGPAGAPGEMGLAGLPGPIGPRGPPGPPGPPGPPGPAYEAGFADMEGSGLPLAAGSPGPRGPDGPQGVPGLPGIKGEVGSPGQPGVPGPKGDAGMPGVDGRPGLEGFPGPQGPKGDRGSPGEKGERGQDGVGLPGPPGPPGPPGQVVYVSGEDRSLAAVPGPEGRPGHAGFPGPVGPKGDQGSPGLQGSPGLKGEKGEPGVIISPDGTIIAANVKGEKGEPGLRGPMGPSGPHGRAGLKGEIGFPGRPGRPGMNGLKGEKGDPADISGMLGLRGPPGPPGPPGPPGPPGSIVYDSNNAFSDASRPALPAFPGFPQFPGQKGEKGDVGAPGPPGQFPYDLSHFGASLRGDKGEAGPKGEKGEPGGTALYGPSVMGPPGPQGYPGLPGPKGDSIVGPPGPPGPQGPPGIGYEGRQGPPGPPGPPGPPSFPGPHRPAISIPGPPGPPGPPGPPGSSGTSLGLRALPTYQAMLSAAHELPEGGLVFVADRQELYVRLRGGFRRVLLEEHTLVPSSALDNEVYDKPPSVHYGGSPHPLQPRGPLHPLRNHSPPPTARPWRGDEVVANQHRLPQPPLLQQHELLNSYYVQRRPEPAPVAAHVHQDFQPALHLVALNTPLSGGMRGIRGADFQCFQQARQVGLAGTFRAFLSSRLQDLYSIVRRADRATVPIVNLRDEVLFSNWEALFTGSEAPLRADARILSFDGRDVLRDSAWPQKSVWHGSDAKGRRLPESYCEAWRTEERGTSGQASSLSSGKLLEQAASSCQHAFIVLCIENSFMTAAKK, via the exons ATGCGCCCACG GTGTCCCCCGCGGTGGCTGCCGCTGCTCGGGCTCTTtgtcctgctgctccccgcCGCTTCCCAGGAGCACG AGAACCTGAGCGCCGAGGTCAGCCTCCTGGAGCTGATCGGAGACCCCCCGCCGGAGGAGATCCTCAAAATCTACGGCCCCGACAACAACCCCGGCTATGTCTTCGGACCCAACGCCAACACGGGCCAGGTGGCTCGCTACCACCTGCCCAGCCCCTTCTACCGGgacttctctctcctcttccacaTCCAGCCCACCACCCCCCGGGCTGGCGTCCTCTTTGCCGTCACGGACTCCTCGCAGAGCATCATCTACGTGGGCGTCAAGCTCTCGGAGCTGCAGGCGGGCAAGCAGCGGATCATCTTCTACTACACGGAGCCGGGCTCGCCCAGCTCCTACGCGGCGGCCACCTTCACCGTGCCCACCCTGCTCAACCAGTGGACGCGCTTCGCCATCAGCGTGGAGGAGGACGAAGTCGTCCTCTACCTGGACTGCGAGGAGTACGAGCGGGTGCGCTTCGAGCGCTCCCCGGATGAGATGGAGCTGGAACAAGGCTCCGGGCTCTTCGTTGCTCAAGCTGGGGGGGCCGACCCCGATAAATACCAG GGTGTGATCGCTGACCTGAAGCTCCGAGGGGACCCGCGGGCGGCCGAGCACCAgtgcgaggaggaggaggatgacgCCGAG GCATCTGGAGATTTCGGCAGCGGGGCAGAGGAGAGGCGCCAGCCCTCGGGGAAGGATGGG GGTGTCCCGGGGCTGGTGGATGCCGTCCCCGTCACCTCCCCGCCCGTGGCAGCGGACGGCGGGTCGGGAAGGAGTTTGGGCTCCCCACAGCAGGCGGAGAGGACCAGAGCGGAGGAGAGGCTGCGGGCGCCTGCAGGAG GccccaaaggagaaaaaggggagaagggcGAGCGTGGCCTGAAAGGGGACTCAGGGACCGGTGGCGTCTTGGGGACGGGCAGCACCAAGGGGGAGAAG GGGCAAAAAGGTGAACTGGGCACCAAG ggcagcgcTGGCTTTGGCTATCCCGGCTCCAAGGGCCAGAAAGGCGAGCCCGGAGAGCCCGGCCCCCCCTCGCGGCACAGCGACGGCGCAGTGCTGGAGCCTGTCActggcccccccggcccctctggccccccggggctgccggggAAGGAAGGGCCCCCCGGCAGGGACGGCGAGCCC GGCGATCCCGGCGAGGATGGCAAACCC GGCGTGATGGGGCCCCAGGGGTTCCCCGGCACCCCAGGAGAGCCCGGGATGAAGGGGGAGAAG GGTGACCCCGGTGTGGGGCCAAGGGGCCCCCCAGGACTGCCAGGTCCCCCCGGACCACCGGGACCCTCCTCCAAGCAGGACAGGCTG ACGTTCATCGACATGGAGGGCTCCGGGTTTGGCGGCGACCTGGAGACCGTGCGG GGCCCACGAGGGCCACCCGGTCCTCCAGGGCCCCCTGGCGTGCCCGGCTTGCCAGGGGAGCCGGGACGGTTTGGGATGAACAGCACAGACCTGCCAGGACCACCGGGGCTGCCCGGCAGGGATGGGGTCCCCGGGACCCCGGGGCCGGAG GGTCCTCAGGGTCCTCCTGGAAAAGACGGGATGCCAGGGCCACCGGGGCCCAAAGGAGAGCGG ggtGACGTGGGTGACCTCGGCCTCCCTGGAGCACCAGGACCCAAG GGCAGCAAGGGGGACACGGGGCCGGCAGGCGCCCCAGGAGAGATGGGGTTAGCCGGCCTCCCCGGGCCCATCGGACCCCGAGGGCCGCCAGGCCCCCCTGGCCCACCAGGGCCACCGGGGCCGGCGTACGAGGCTGGATTT GCCGACATggagggctcggggctgccgCTCGCTGCCGGCTCCCCTGGGCCACGGGGACCCGATGGACCTCAG GGCGTGCCAGGACTGCCGGGGATCAAGGGGGAGGTCggcagccccgggcagcccGGTGTGCCGGGACCCAAG GGGGACGCTGGCATGCCCGGCGTGGACGGCCGCCCTGGCCTGGAGGGCTTCCCTGGACCGCAG GGACCCAAAGGTGACAGAGGCAGCCCGGGTGAGAAG GGCGAGCGAGGCCAAGATGGAGtggggctgcccggcccccccggcccgccTGGGCCCCCCGGACAGGTCGTCTACGTCTCGGGTGAAGAC AGGTCTTTGGCGGCTGTGCCGGGCCCAGAG GGCAGACCGGGCCACGCCGGCTTCCCG GGCCCGGTGGGACCAAAAGGGGACCAGGGCTCGCCTGGCTTGCAGGGCTCGCCGGGGCTGAAG ggagagaagggagagcCTGGCGTCATCATTAGCCCGGACGGGACCATCATTGCTGCGAACGTGAAGGGAGAAAAG GGGGAGCCCGGGCTGCGGGGACCGATGGGCCCGTCT GGCCCCCACGGCCGAGCAGGGCTGAAGGGAGAAATCGGCTTTCCGGGCAGACCC GGACGTCCCGGCATGAACGGGCTGAAGGGCGAGAAGGGCGACCCGGCGGACATCAGCGGCATGCTGGGCCTGCGG ggcccccctggccccccaggtccccccGGCCCTCCCGGCCCCCCTGGCAGCATCGTGTACGACAGCAACAAC GCTTTCAGCGACGCCAGCCGCCCTGCGCTGCCGGCCTTCCCGG GTTTCCCCCAGTTCCCAGggcaaaagggagaaaaaggagacgTGGGTGCGCCGGGGCCCCCAG GCCAGTTCCCCTACGACCTGAGCCACTTCGGTGCCAGCCTGCGG GGCGACAAGGGGGAGGCAGGTCCCAAGGGCGAGAAGGGCGAGCCGGGCGGCACCGCTCTGTATGGCCCCAGCGTCATGGGGCCACCAGGGCCACAGGGCTACCCAGGCCTGCCG GGTCCCAAGGGGGACAGCATCGTTGGGCCACCAGGGCCTCCCGGACCACAGGGACCCCCCGGCATCGGATACGAGGGGCGGCAGGGCCCTCCTGgccctcccggcccccccgggcCGCCCTCCTTCCCGGGCCCCCACAGACCAG CTATCAGCATCCCCGGCCCCCCCGGACCACCGGGGCCCCCCGGCCCGCCGGGCAGCAGCGGGACGTCCCTGGGG CTGCGCGCCCTGCCCACCTACCAGGCCATGCTGAGCGCCGCGCACGAGCTGCCCGAGGGGGGGCTCGTCTTCGTGGCCGACCGGCAGGAGCTCTACGTCCGCCTGCGCGGGGGCTTCCGCAGGGTGCTG ctggaggagcacaCCCTGGTCCCCAGCTCGGCGCTG gACAACGAGGTGTACGACAAGCCGCCCAGCGTCCACTACGGGGGGTCCCCGCACCCTCTCCAGCCCCGCGGGCCCCTGCACCCCCTGCGCAACCACAGCCCGCCGCCCACCGCCCGGCCGTGGCGCGGGGACGAGGTGGTGGCCAACCAGCACCGCCTGCCCCAGCcgcccctgctgcagcagcacgaGCTCCTCAACAGCTACTACGTCCAGCGCCGCCCGGAGCCGGCCCCCGTGGCCGCCCACGTGCACCAGGATTTCCAGCCTGCT CTGCACCTCGTGGCCCTCAACACACCGCTGAGCGGTGGCATGCGCGGCATCCGCGGCGCCGACTTCCAGTGCTTCCAGCAGGCCCGGCAGGTGGGGCTGGCCGGCACCTTCCGCGCCTTCCTCTCCTCCCGCCTGCAGGACCTCTACAGCATCGTGCGCAGGGCCGACCGTGCCACCGTGCCCATCGTTAACCTGCGG GACGAGGTGCTCTTCAGTAACTGGGAGGCTCTCTTCACCGGCAGCGAGGCCCCGCTGCGGGCTGATGCCCGCATCCTCTCCTTCGATGGCCGGGACGTCCTGCGGGATTCGGCGTG GCCGCAGAAAAGCGTCTGGCACGGCTCGGATGCCAAGGGCCGGCGCCTGCCCGAGAGCTACTGCGAGGCGTGGCGGACGGAGGAGCGCGGCACCAGCGGGCAGGCCTCCTCGCTGAGCTCGGGCAAGCTCCTGGAGCAGGcggccagcagctgccagcacgcCTTCATCGTCCTCTGCATCGAGAACAGCTTCATGACCGCTGCCAAAAAATGA
- the COL18A1 gene encoding collagen alpha-1(XVIII) chain isoform X3, with the protein MRPRCPPRWLPLLGLFVLLLPAASQEHGWARAVGRRLPRAERAGSQTENLSAEVSLLELIGDPPPEEILKIYGPDNNPGYVFGPNANTGQVARYHLPSPFYRDFSLLFHIQPTTPRAGVLFAVTDSSQSIIYVGVKLSELQAGKQRIIFYYTEPGSPSSYAAATFTVPTLLNQWTRFAISVEEDEVVLYLDCEEYERVRFERSPDEMELEQGSGLFVAQAGGADPDKYQGVIADLKLRGDPRAAEHQCEEEEDDAEASGDFGSGAEERRQPSGKDGGVPGLVDAVPVTSPPVAADGGSGRSLGSPQQAERTRAEERLRAPAGGPKGEKGEKGERGLKGDSGTGGVLGTGSTKGEKGQKGELGTKGSAGFGYPGSKGQKGEPGEPGPPSRHSDGAVLEPVTGPPGPSGPPGLPGKEGPPGRDGEPGDPGEDGKPGVMGPQGFPGTPGEPGMKGEKGDPGVGPRGPPGLPGPPGPPGPSSKQDRLTFIDMEGSGFGGDLETVRGPRGPPGPPGPPGVPGLPGEPGRFGMNSTDLPGPPGLPGRDGVPGTPGPEGPQGPPGKDGMPGPPGPKGERGDVGDLGLPGAPGPKGSKGDTGPAGAPGEMGLAGLPGPIGPRGPPGPPGPPGPPGPAYEAGFADMEGSGLPLAAGSPGPRGPDGPQGVPGLPGIKGEVGSPGQPGVPGPKGDAGMPGVDGRPGLEGFPGPQGPKGDRGSPGEKGERGQDGVGLPGPPGPPGPPGQVVYVSGEDRSLAAVPGPEGRPGHAGFPGPVGPKGDQGSPGLQGSPGLKGEKGEPGVIISPDGTIIAANVKGEKGEPGLRGPMGPSGPHGRAGLKGEIGFPGRPGRPGMNGLKGEKGDPADISGMLGLRGPPGPPGPPGPPGPPGSIVYDSNNAFSDASRPALPAFPGFPQFPGQKGEKGDVGAPGPPGQFPYDLSHFGASLRGDKGEAGPKGEKGEPGGTALYGPSVMGPPGPQGYPGLPGPKGDSIVGPPGPPGPQGPPGIGYEGRQGPPGPPGPPGPPSFPGPHRPAISIPGPPGPPGPPGPPGSSGTSLGLRALPTYQAMLSAAHELPEGGLVFVADRQELYVRLRGGFRRVLLEEHTLVPSSALDNEVYDKPPSVHYGGSPHPLQPRGPLHPLRNHSPPPTARPWRGDEVVANQHRLPQPPLLQQHELLNSYYVQRRPEPAPVAAHVHQDFQPALHLVALNTPLSGGMRGIRGADFQCFQQARQVGLAGTFRAFLSSRLQDLYSIVRRADRATVPIVNLRDEVLFSNWEALFTGSEAPLRADARILSFDGRDVLRDSAWPQKSVWHGSDAKGRRLPESYCEAWRTEERGTSGQASSLSSGKLLEQAASSCQHAFIVLCIENSFMTAAKK; encoded by the exons ATGCGCCCACG GTGTCCCCCGCGGTGGCTGCCGCTGCTCGGGCTCTTtgtcctgctgctccccgcCGCTTCCCAGGAGCACG GCTGGGCGAGAGCCGTTGGTaggaggctgcccagggccgaGCGAGCTGGAAGTCAGACAG AGAACCTGAGCGCCGAGGTCAGCCTCCTGGAGCTGATCGGAGACCCCCCGCCGGAGGAGATCCTCAAAATCTACGGCCCCGACAACAACCCCGGCTATGTCTTCGGACCCAACGCCAACACGGGCCAGGTGGCTCGCTACCACCTGCCCAGCCCCTTCTACCGGgacttctctctcctcttccacaTCCAGCCCACCACCCCCCGGGCTGGCGTCCTCTTTGCCGTCACGGACTCCTCGCAGAGCATCATCTACGTGGGCGTCAAGCTCTCGGAGCTGCAGGCGGGCAAGCAGCGGATCATCTTCTACTACACGGAGCCGGGCTCGCCCAGCTCCTACGCGGCGGCCACCTTCACCGTGCCCACCCTGCTCAACCAGTGGACGCGCTTCGCCATCAGCGTGGAGGAGGACGAAGTCGTCCTCTACCTGGACTGCGAGGAGTACGAGCGGGTGCGCTTCGAGCGCTCCCCGGATGAGATGGAGCTGGAACAAGGCTCCGGGCTCTTCGTTGCTCAAGCTGGGGGGGCCGACCCCGATAAATACCAG GGTGTGATCGCTGACCTGAAGCTCCGAGGGGACCCGCGGGCGGCCGAGCACCAgtgcgaggaggaggaggatgacgCCGAG GCATCTGGAGATTTCGGCAGCGGGGCAGAGGAGAGGCGCCAGCCCTCGGGGAAGGATGGG GGTGTCCCGGGGCTGGTGGATGCCGTCCCCGTCACCTCCCCGCCCGTGGCAGCGGACGGCGGGTCGGGAAGGAGTTTGGGCTCCCCACAGCAGGCGGAGAGGACCAGAGCGGAGGAGAGGCTGCGGGCGCCTGCAGGAG GccccaaaggagaaaaaggggagaagggcGAGCGTGGCCTGAAAGGGGACTCAGGGACCGGTGGCGTCTTGGGGACGGGCAGCACCAAGGGGGAGAAG GGGCAAAAAGGTGAACTGGGCACCAAG ggcagcgcTGGCTTTGGCTATCCCGGCTCCAAGGGCCAGAAAGGCGAGCCCGGAGAGCCCGGCCCCCCCTCGCGGCACAGCGACGGCGCAGTGCTGGAGCCTGTCActggcccccccggcccctctggccccccggggctgccggggAAGGAAGGGCCCCCCGGCAGGGACGGCGAGCCC GGCGATCCCGGCGAGGATGGCAAACCC GGCGTGATGGGGCCCCAGGGGTTCCCCGGCACCCCAGGAGAGCCCGGGATGAAGGGGGAGAAG GGTGACCCCGGTGTGGGGCCAAGGGGCCCCCCAGGACTGCCAGGTCCCCCCGGACCACCGGGACCCTCCTCCAAGCAGGACAGGCTG ACGTTCATCGACATGGAGGGCTCCGGGTTTGGCGGCGACCTGGAGACCGTGCGG GGCCCACGAGGGCCACCCGGTCCTCCAGGGCCCCCTGGCGTGCCCGGCTTGCCAGGGGAGCCGGGACGGTTTGGGATGAACAGCACAGACCTGCCAGGACCACCGGGGCTGCCCGGCAGGGATGGGGTCCCCGGGACCCCGGGGCCGGAG GGTCCTCAGGGTCCTCCTGGAAAAGACGGGATGCCAGGGCCACCGGGGCCCAAAGGAGAGCGG ggtGACGTGGGTGACCTCGGCCTCCCTGGAGCACCAGGACCCAAG GGCAGCAAGGGGGACACGGGGCCGGCAGGCGCCCCAGGAGAGATGGGGTTAGCCGGCCTCCCCGGGCCCATCGGACCCCGAGGGCCGCCAGGCCCCCCTGGCCCACCAGGGCCACCGGGGCCGGCGTACGAGGCTGGATTT GCCGACATggagggctcggggctgccgCTCGCTGCCGGCTCCCCTGGGCCACGGGGACCCGATGGACCTCAG GGCGTGCCAGGACTGCCGGGGATCAAGGGGGAGGTCggcagccccgggcagcccGGTGTGCCGGGACCCAAG GGGGACGCTGGCATGCCCGGCGTGGACGGCCGCCCTGGCCTGGAGGGCTTCCCTGGACCGCAG GGACCCAAAGGTGACAGAGGCAGCCCGGGTGAGAAG GGCGAGCGAGGCCAAGATGGAGtggggctgcccggcccccccggcccgccTGGGCCCCCCGGACAGGTCGTCTACGTCTCGGGTGAAGAC AGGTCTTTGGCGGCTGTGCCGGGCCCAGAG GGCAGACCGGGCCACGCCGGCTTCCCG GGCCCGGTGGGACCAAAAGGGGACCAGGGCTCGCCTGGCTTGCAGGGCTCGCCGGGGCTGAAG ggagagaagggagagcCTGGCGTCATCATTAGCCCGGACGGGACCATCATTGCTGCGAACGTGAAGGGAGAAAAG GGGGAGCCCGGGCTGCGGGGACCGATGGGCCCGTCT GGCCCCCACGGCCGAGCAGGGCTGAAGGGAGAAATCGGCTTTCCGGGCAGACCC GGACGTCCCGGCATGAACGGGCTGAAGGGCGAGAAGGGCGACCCGGCGGACATCAGCGGCATGCTGGGCCTGCGG ggcccccctggccccccaggtccccccGGCCCTCCCGGCCCCCCTGGCAGCATCGTGTACGACAGCAACAAC GCTTTCAGCGACGCCAGCCGCCCTGCGCTGCCGGCCTTCCCGG GTTTCCCCCAGTTCCCAGggcaaaagggagaaaaaggagacgTGGGTGCGCCGGGGCCCCCAG GCCAGTTCCCCTACGACCTGAGCCACTTCGGTGCCAGCCTGCGG GGCGACAAGGGGGAGGCAGGTCCCAAGGGCGAGAAGGGCGAGCCGGGCGGCACCGCTCTGTATGGCCCCAGCGTCATGGGGCCACCAGGGCCACAGGGCTACCCAGGCCTGCCG GGTCCCAAGGGGGACAGCATCGTTGGGCCACCAGGGCCTCCCGGACCACAGGGACCCCCCGGCATCGGATACGAGGGGCGGCAGGGCCCTCCTGgccctcccggcccccccgggcCGCCCTCCTTCCCGGGCCCCCACAGACCAG CTATCAGCATCCCCGGCCCCCCCGGACCACCGGGGCCCCCCGGCCCGCCGGGCAGCAGCGGGACGTCCCTGGGG CTGCGCGCCCTGCCCACCTACCAGGCCATGCTGAGCGCCGCGCACGAGCTGCCCGAGGGGGGGCTCGTCTTCGTGGCCGACCGGCAGGAGCTCTACGTCCGCCTGCGCGGGGGCTTCCGCAGGGTGCTG ctggaggagcacaCCCTGGTCCCCAGCTCGGCGCTG gACAACGAGGTGTACGACAAGCCGCCCAGCGTCCACTACGGGGGGTCCCCGCACCCTCTCCAGCCCCGCGGGCCCCTGCACCCCCTGCGCAACCACAGCCCGCCGCCCACCGCCCGGCCGTGGCGCGGGGACGAGGTGGTGGCCAACCAGCACCGCCTGCCCCAGCcgcccctgctgcagcagcacgaGCTCCTCAACAGCTACTACGTCCAGCGCCGCCCGGAGCCGGCCCCCGTGGCCGCCCACGTGCACCAGGATTTCCAGCCTGCT CTGCACCTCGTGGCCCTCAACACACCGCTGAGCGGTGGCATGCGCGGCATCCGCGGCGCCGACTTCCAGTGCTTCCAGCAGGCCCGGCAGGTGGGGCTGGCCGGCACCTTCCGCGCCTTCCTCTCCTCCCGCCTGCAGGACCTCTACAGCATCGTGCGCAGGGCCGACCGTGCCACCGTGCCCATCGTTAACCTGCGG GACGAGGTGCTCTTCAGTAACTGGGAGGCTCTCTTCACCGGCAGCGAGGCCCCGCTGCGGGCTGATGCCCGCATCCTCTCCTTCGATGGCCGGGACGTCCTGCGGGATTCGGCGTG GCCGCAGAAAAGCGTCTGGCACGGCTCGGATGCCAAGGGCCGGCGCCTGCCCGAGAGCTACTGCGAGGCGTGGCGGACGGAGGAGCGCGGCACCAGCGGGCAGGCCTCCTCGCTGAGCTCGGGCAAGCTCCTGGAGCAGGcggccagcagctgccagcacgcCTTCATCGTCCTCTGCATCGAGAACAGCTTCATGACCGCTGCCAAAAAATGA